A stretch of Panthera tigris isolate Pti1 chromosome E2, P.tigris_Pti1_mat1.1, whole genome shotgun sequence DNA encodes these proteins:
- the ZNF772 gene encoding zinc finger protein 772 isoform X3, translating into MTLSSPCAFSGPQVRVEAAPLTDEAQVPTTSEVIMDPVQGQVNFEDVAVYFSREEWGLLDEAQRLLYRDVMLENLALTASLGSRHGTEDEETAVEQNISVGVSQVRTPKAGPSTQKAHPCETCGPLLKDILHLAEPQGTHPGQKSYTCGACGKQFWFSANLQHQKQHSGGEPFRGNEGGTLLVDSCPVEPLEMPFMTGKGYKDFPTSSSIFQHCAPHSSWKPNSNAKCAEAFHSGQRHYECSECGKVFSRKDSLVQHQRVHTGERPYECSECGKTFSRKPILAQHQRIHTGEMPYECGICGKVFNHSSNLIVHQRVHTGARPYKCSECGKAYSHKSTLVQHESIHTGERPYECSECGKYFGHKYRLIKHWSVHTGARPYECIACGKFFSQSSDLIAHQRVHNGEKPYVCSDCGKAFSHKHVLVQHHRIHTGERPYKCSECGKAFRQRASLIRHWKVHTGERP; encoded by the exons AtgaccctctcctctccctgcgcCTTCTCGGGTCCGCAGGTTCGGGTGGAGGCGGCCCCACTGACGGACGAGGCGCAG GTTCCCACGACCTCAGAAGTAATTATGGACCCTGTGCAG GGGCAGGTGAACTTTGAGGACGTGGCCGTGTACTTCTCCCGGGAGGAGTGGGGGCTCCTTGATGAGGCTCAGAGGCTCCTGTACCGCgatgtgatgctggagaacttGGCACTTACGGCCTCGCTGG GTTCTCGGCATGGAACGGAGGACGAGGAGACAGCTGTTGAGCAGAACATTTCTGTGGGTGTGTCACAGGTCAGGACTCCCAAGGCAGGCCCTTCTACCCAGAAGGCCCACCCCTGTGAGACTTGTGGCCCACTCTTGAAAGACATTTTGCACTTGGCTGAGCCCCAGGGAACACACCCTGGGCAGAAATCATACACATGTGGGGCATGTGGGAAACAGTTCTGGTTCAGTGCAAACCTTCAGCACCAGAAGCAGCACAGTGGAGGGGAACCCTTCAGAGGGAACGAGGGCGGCACCTTGCTTGTGGACAGCTGCCCTGTCGAACCATTGGAGATGCCTTTTATGACCGGGAAGGGTTATAAGGACTTCCCAACTAGCTCAAGCATTTTCCAGCACTGTGCCCCTCATAGCAGTTGGAAGCCAAACAGTAACGCCAAATGTGCGGAGGCCTTTCACAGTGGACAAAGGCATTACGAGTGCAGCGAATGTGGGAAGGTCTTCAGCCGCAAAGACTCACTTGTCCAGCATCAGAGAGTccacactggagaaaggccttatgagtGCAGCGAATGTGGGAAAACCTTCAGCCGCAAACCCATACTTGCTCAGCACcagagaatccacactggagaAATGCCATATGAGTGTGGCATATGTGGGAAAGTTTTCAATCACAGCTCCAACCTTATTGTACACCAGAGAGTCCACACTGGAGCAAGGCCTTACAAGTGCAGCGAGTGTGGGAAAGCCTACAGCCACAAATCCACACTTGTTCAGCATGAGAGCATAcacactggagaaaggccttaCGAGTGCAGCGAATGTGGGAAATACTTCGGTCACAAATACAGACTCATTAAACACTGGAGCGTCCATACTGGGGCAAGGCCCTATGAGTGCATTGCCTGCGGGAAGTTCTTTAGCCAGAGCTCTGACCTTATTGCGCACCAGAGAGTTCACAATGGTGAAAAGCCCTATGTGTGCAGCGACTGTGGAAAAGCCTTTAGCCACAAACATGTACTTGTTCAGCATCATagaattcacactggagaaaggccaTATAAGTGCAGTGAGTGCGGGAAGGCCTTCAGGCAAAGAGCTTCCCTCATCCGACATTGGaaagttcacactggagaaaggccttaG
- the LOC102958103 gene encoding zinc finger protein 773, translated as MAAAVRRGPAPGCVTFEDVAVRFSWEEWGLLDEAQRLLYRDVMLENFALMASLGLASSRTHEITQLEWWRQPSLPPCGVMTAAMPRGLWRRAEVEEAPSGQSVYVEGVFRAKLQQQKLHCGERSLRREEGREGGKDFPVSAGFLNHQVTHSGGKPHRSTEGGEAFQPGKRHYECSECGKAFGQKYLLVQHQRLHTGEKPYECSECGKLFSHKSNLFIHQIVHTGERPYGCRECGKSFSRNADLIQHQRVHTGEKPFTCSECGKAFRHNSTLVQHHRIHTGVRPYECSQCGKFFSFNSSLMKHQRVHTGERPYKCSECGKFYSHKSSLINHWRVHTGERPYECSECGKFFSQSSSLMQHRKVHTGEKPFKCNECGRFFSENSSLVKHQRVHTGVRPYECRECGKFFRHSSSLVKHRRIHTGEMPYECSNCGKSFSQRFNLIQHQKVHSGERS; from the exons ATGGCGGCGGCCGTGCGGAGGGGCCCGGCTCCG ggctgtgtgacctttgagGACGTGGCTGTCCGCTTCTCCTGGGAAGAGTGGGGTCTCCTTGATGAAGCCCAGAGACTCTTGTACCGtgatgtgatgctggagaacttTGCACTGATGGCCTCTCTGG GACTCGCGTCTTCCAGGACTCATGAAATTACCCAGTTGGAGTGGTGGAGACAGCCCTCCTTGCCTCCCTGTGGAGTCATGACTGCAGCCATGCCAAGAG GTTTGTGGCGTAGAGCAGAGGTCGAGGAAGCGCCTTCTGGGCAGAGCGTTTATGTAGAAGGAGTGTTCAGAGCAAAACTTCAACAGCAGAAGCTGCACTGTGGAGAGAGATCTTTAAGGAGagaagagggcagggagggtgggaaggactTCCCAGTTAGTGCTGGTTTTCTTAACCATCAGGTGACCCACAGTGGAGGGAAGCCACATAGGAGCACCGAAGGTGGGGAGGCCTTCCAGCCTGGAAAAAGGCATTATgaatgcagtgaatgtgggaaagcctttggTCAGAAATACTTACTTGTTCAGCACCAGAGACTACATACTGGAGAAAAGCCTTATGAGTGCAGTGAATGCGGGAAGTTATTTAGCCATAAATCAAACCTTTTTATACACCAAATAGTTCACACCGGAGAAAGGCCTTACGGGTGTAGGGAGTGTGGAAAATCCTTTAGCCGCAATGCCGACCTCATTCAACACCAGAGAGTCCACACTGGAGAAAAGCCTTTTACATGcagtgaatgtggaaaagccttcaggCATAATTCCACGCTGGTTCAGCATCACAGGATCCACACTGGAGTGAGGCCTTATGAGTGCAGCCAATGTGGGAAATTCTTTAGCTTTAACTCAAGCCTCATGAAACAccagagagttcacactggagaaagacCTTAtaagtgcagtgaatgtgggaaattctATAGCCACAAGTCAAGCCTTATTAATCACTGGAgggttcacactggagaaaggccttatgagtGCAGCGAATGTGGGAAATTTTTTAGCCAAAGCTCTAGCCTCATGCAACATCGAAaagttcacactggagagaagccttTTAAGTGCAATGAATGTGGGAGATTCTTTAGTGAGAATTCCAGCCTTGTTAAACACCAGAGGGTTCACACTGGAGTGAGACCTTACGAGTGCAGGGAATGTGGGAAGTTTTTTCGCCACAGCTCCAGCCTTGTTAAACACCGGAGGATTCACACTGGAGAAATGCCTTATGAGTGCAGCAATTGTGGGAAATCCTTTAGCCAGCGTTTCAACCTCATTCAACACCAGAAAGTTCACAGTGGAGAAAGGTCTTGA
- the ZNF772 gene encoding zinc finger protein 772 isoform X1, whose amino-acid sequence MTLSSPCAFSGPQVRVEAAPLTDEAQVPTTSEVIMDPVQGQVNFEDVAVYFSREEWGLLDEAQRLLYRDVMLENLALTASLGYESSVSLGVASLELGGRPWVSDWADVTPARTREAQGSRHGTEDEETAVEQNISVGVSQVRTPKAGPSTQKAHPCETCGPLLKDILHLAEPQGTHPGQKSYTCGACGKQFWFSANLQHQKQHSGGEPFRGNEGGTLLVDSCPVEPLEMPFMTGKGYKDFPTSSSIFQHCAPHSSWKPNSNAKCAEAFHSGQRHYECSECGKVFSRKDSLVQHQRVHTGERPYECSECGKTFSRKPILAQHQRIHTGEMPYECGICGKVFNHSSNLIVHQRVHTGARPYKCSECGKAYSHKSTLVQHESIHTGERPYECSECGKYFGHKYRLIKHWSVHTGARPYECIACGKFFSQSSDLIAHQRVHNGEKPYVCSDCGKAFSHKHVLVQHHRIHTGERPYKCSECGKAFRQRASLIRHWKVHTGERP is encoded by the exons AtgaccctctcctctccctgcgcCTTCTCGGGTCCGCAGGTTCGGGTGGAGGCGGCCCCACTGACGGACGAGGCGCAG GTTCCCACGACCTCAGAAGTAATTATGGACCCTGTGCAG GGGCAGGTGAACTTTGAGGACGTGGCCGTGTACTTCTCCCGGGAGGAGTGGGGGCTCCTTGATGAGGCTCAGAGGCTCCTGTACCGCgatgtgatgctggagaacttGGCACTTACGGCCTCGCTGG GATATGAATCTTCCGTGTCCCTCGGGGTTGCCTCACTGGAGCTGGGCGGCAGGCCCTGGGTGTCTGACTGGGCAGACGTTACTCCAGCCAGGACCAGAGAGGCTCAGG GTTCTCGGCATGGAACGGAGGACGAGGAGACAGCTGTTGAGCAGAACATTTCTGTGGGTGTGTCACAGGTCAGGACTCCCAAGGCAGGCCCTTCTACCCAGAAGGCCCACCCCTGTGAGACTTGTGGCCCACTCTTGAAAGACATTTTGCACTTGGCTGAGCCCCAGGGAACACACCCTGGGCAGAAATCATACACATGTGGGGCATGTGGGAAACAGTTCTGGTTCAGTGCAAACCTTCAGCACCAGAAGCAGCACAGTGGAGGGGAACCCTTCAGAGGGAACGAGGGCGGCACCTTGCTTGTGGACAGCTGCCCTGTCGAACCATTGGAGATGCCTTTTATGACCGGGAAGGGTTATAAGGACTTCCCAACTAGCTCAAGCATTTTCCAGCACTGTGCCCCTCATAGCAGTTGGAAGCCAAACAGTAACGCCAAATGTGCGGAGGCCTTTCACAGTGGACAAAGGCATTACGAGTGCAGCGAATGTGGGAAGGTCTTCAGCCGCAAAGACTCACTTGTCCAGCATCAGAGAGTccacactggagaaaggccttatgagtGCAGCGAATGTGGGAAAACCTTCAGCCGCAAACCCATACTTGCTCAGCACcagagaatccacactggagaAATGCCATATGAGTGTGGCATATGTGGGAAAGTTTTCAATCACAGCTCCAACCTTATTGTACACCAGAGAGTCCACACTGGAGCAAGGCCTTACAAGTGCAGCGAGTGTGGGAAAGCCTACAGCCACAAATCCACACTTGTTCAGCATGAGAGCATAcacactggagaaaggccttaCGAGTGCAGCGAATGTGGGAAATACTTCGGTCACAAATACAGACTCATTAAACACTGGAGCGTCCATACTGGGGCAAGGCCCTATGAGTGCATTGCCTGCGGGAAGTTCTTTAGCCAGAGCTCTGACCTTATTGCGCACCAGAGAGTTCACAATGGTGAAAAGCCCTATGTGTGCAGCGACTGTGGAAAAGCCTTTAGCCACAAACATGTACTTGTTCAGCATCATagaattcacactggagaaaggccaTATAAGTGCAGTGAGTGCGGGAAGGCCTTCAGGCAAAGAGCTTCCCTCATCCGACATTGGaaagttcacactggagaaaggccttaG
- the ZNF772 gene encoding zinc finger protein 772 isoform X2 produces MTLSSPCAFSGPQVRVEAAPLTDEAQVPTTSEVIMDPVQVNFEDVAVYFSREEWGLLDEAQRLLYRDVMLENLALTASLGYESSVSLGVASLELGGRPWVSDWADVTPARTREAQGSRHGTEDEETAVEQNISVGVSQVRTPKAGPSTQKAHPCETCGPLLKDILHLAEPQGTHPGQKSYTCGACGKQFWFSANLQHQKQHSGGEPFRGNEGGTLLVDSCPVEPLEMPFMTGKGYKDFPTSSSIFQHCAPHSSWKPNSNAKCAEAFHSGQRHYECSECGKVFSRKDSLVQHQRVHTGERPYECSECGKTFSRKPILAQHQRIHTGEMPYECGICGKVFNHSSNLIVHQRVHTGARPYKCSECGKAYSHKSTLVQHESIHTGERPYECSECGKYFGHKYRLIKHWSVHTGARPYECIACGKFFSQSSDLIAHQRVHNGEKPYVCSDCGKAFSHKHVLVQHHRIHTGERPYKCSECGKAFRQRASLIRHWKVHTGERP; encoded by the exons AtgaccctctcctctccctgcgcCTTCTCGGGTCCGCAGGTTCGGGTGGAGGCGGCCCCACTGACGGACGAGGCGCAG GTTCCCACGACCTCAGAAGTAATTATGGACCCTGTGCAG GTGAACTTTGAGGACGTGGCCGTGTACTTCTCCCGGGAGGAGTGGGGGCTCCTTGATGAGGCTCAGAGGCTCCTGTACCGCgatgtgatgctggagaacttGGCACTTACGGCCTCGCTGG GATATGAATCTTCCGTGTCCCTCGGGGTTGCCTCACTGGAGCTGGGCGGCAGGCCCTGGGTGTCTGACTGGGCAGACGTTACTCCAGCCAGGACCAGAGAGGCTCAGG GTTCTCGGCATGGAACGGAGGACGAGGAGACAGCTGTTGAGCAGAACATTTCTGTGGGTGTGTCACAGGTCAGGACTCCCAAGGCAGGCCCTTCTACCCAGAAGGCCCACCCCTGTGAGACTTGTGGCCCACTCTTGAAAGACATTTTGCACTTGGCTGAGCCCCAGGGAACACACCCTGGGCAGAAATCATACACATGTGGGGCATGTGGGAAACAGTTCTGGTTCAGTGCAAACCTTCAGCACCAGAAGCAGCACAGTGGAGGGGAACCCTTCAGAGGGAACGAGGGCGGCACCTTGCTTGTGGACAGCTGCCCTGTCGAACCATTGGAGATGCCTTTTATGACCGGGAAGGGTTATAAGGACTTCCCAACTAGCTCAAGCATTTTCCAGCACTGTGCCCCTCATAGCAGTTGGAAGCCAAACAGTAACGCCAAATGTGCGGAGGCCTTTCACAGTGGACAAAGGCATTACGAGTGCAGCGAATGTGGGAAGGTCTTCAGCCGCAAAGACTCACTTGTCCAGCATCAGAGAGTccacactggagaaaggccttatgagtGCAGCGAATGTGGGAAAACCTTCAGCCGCAAACCCATACTTGCTCAGCACcagagaatccacactggagaAATGCCATATGAGTGTGGCATATGTGGGAAAGTTTTCAATCACAGCTCCAACCTTATTGTACACCAGAGAGTCCACACTGGAGCAAGGCCTTACAAGTGCAGCGAGTGTGGGAAAGCCTACAGCCACAAATCCACACTTGTTCAGCATGAGAGCATAcacactggagaaaggccttaCGAGTGCAGCGAATGTGGGAAATACTTCGGTCACAAATACAGACTCATTAAACACTGGAGCGTCCATACTGGGGCAAGGCCCTATGAGTGCATTGCCTGCGGGAAGTTCTTTAGCCAGAGCTCTGACCTTATTGCGCACCAGAGAGTTCACAATGGTGAAAAGCCCTATGTGTGCAGCGACTGTGGAAAAGCCTTTAGCCACAAACATGTACTTGTTCAGCATCATagaattcacactggagaaaggccaTATAAGTGCAGTGAGTGCGGGAAGGCCTTCAGGCAAAGAGCTTCCCTCATCCGACATTGGaaagttcacactggagaaaggccttaG